Sequence from the Colletotrichum higginsianum IMI 349063 chromosome 6, whole genome shotgun sequence genome:
ATAGTTTTGACTGCGGTTTGGGGGGTCAGGGGGTTAGTGGCAAGGGGCTGGCGCTGGATGGCCCCCCTATGCGCCCCTAGTCATCGGTCCCTGACATCTACTGCTGGGCTGAAATGATTCCTGCGCGACACGATGAGAGCTCTAAGAACAATCTCGTGCCGTAGGGAAATAACGTCGCAGTTGCTGGTGATATGTTTGCTCTATATGTTTCGTTTTGGAATGTGGGTCTCGAGGAGCGGGTAGGTTCCCCACTAAAAGACAAGACAGAACAAAGCGGGAATGCACAGGCTACATACAGACACGGAATTACTTACATTGGACCGTAGCCAAGGCTCCGGGCTGCGACAAATAATGAGACTCTATATTTTGCCGAACACGGCCCCATACGGAGCCAAAGGCGGTTCAACAGGCTCAGTAAGCGATCATTTATGGTCAAGCGTCATGTTGTGTCCCTTCGTCAAACACACAGGGTCATTTGCACACTTCATCAAGACCACCGGCAATCAAACGCAGCTCTTTGATCCCTGCGATGAAAACGAGGCTTGAAGTGTTTGATGTATACTTGATTTGGTTTGGATATCGTAGATTATCGTGTGATGATATCAAAGTTGAGATCACACGGCAAAAGAAAGGCGCAACCCCGGAACTATCGACTGCGCCCCACTCTCACCGGGGCTGGTCCGGTCCGGATCAGACGGAGCGGAAGGCGGAGTTACGTGCATCGGCCCCACTGCGGCTGGGCCACAATGTGGTTGGGCAACTTTCTATGGCTGTGTCCAAGCCAAGGTACTACTCATCGGTTGATGAGCAGATAAGCGATAAGAGAATATGACTACAGTGACGCGATAGAAGGAACAGGACACACACTTGAGTCTGCATTTGGCAGCGAGCCTGAATACTTGGGAGATATGTAAGGCGCGCGGCGTATGCGAGACCAATAGTGGGGGAGGTACTCTCCTGTCAATGTACACTTCTGGCCTGGAGTTTCCCGCTGGTAGCTAGCGGTGGGAAAGGGTGCATGTGAGTGAGGTAGGTGGTGGGCGTGGAAACCATCAGCTGTTGTGGCTTTTGAGGTGGAACAGCTGCAGTGGGATAGTTGCTCGTAGGCCCATATGCGGTTACTAGTCATTGCCTGCGCCGCTTTGTGCTTCAAGACAAGCGTGTAGCCATCTAACTGTCACTTGTTAGAGTGTGTTGTGGCGTTCTTTAGCTTCTGGTTCAAAAATATTTCTGTCTCGCTTCAAAGAGTGTGCATCCTTCTGGGGAATTTCTACGTTTTTCCAGACTtagaaagagaaagacagaTGTTAGTAGGGGAAAGTAGGTTACAGACAATCATTTGTATGGGAAATGAAGGCAGATTAGCCAAAGGCTGAAGCAGAATAACGTTTCGCCCTAAATTAAAGCTCTGGCATGTGCATGGCCAACGTCGCTCAGCCAGCCAATATACATACTCTGGCATTTGTGACCCCAACTTTCGTTTTCAATTCCCGCTACTGCTCCATTACACAGCATCTCACCTTCGTAACCCTATTTACCGCTCGTCAGCGCCTACGAAAATCGACGTCGGAGAGTACATCTTCAGGGCACACACAGCCTTGGGCTTATTCTTTCGCAAGTCGTCTTATTGTAACACCGACTCGGCGCTCCTCAGCTTCTGCATGTAACCGCTAGGCTGAATCTGCAGTCAGCCGACAGGTGTTTTCAACTCCCCGTGAGCAACAGGCTGCTGGCAATCCTGTCGGCGGTATCTCTGATGGGGCTGAGTGAGGCAGATTCCACTGGGGAACCGGTAATTAGCGCGCATTCTCATGCCCGTCACGATCGATTGGCTACTCGCCGTCTCAGCCGCACCCTCTTTTACTATCCAGATTCTAAGACATCAAATGTTTTCGGTTAGCATTGAATTGAGGGGCAGCGGGAAGCGGGAATTTTTAAGGCTCCTATTGGCATGTTGGGCAAATGATATTGCATATCAAGCTAGCTTGTATATAAATAAAAGCTTCCCTGCTGTCCTGGTCGCAAAATTCCGTCACCATCCACTCTTTCGGGTTTACTTTTGCTGCTTTTCTGGGGCTTCCTGATTCCTTTTTCCCTCATAGGGGCAGTTCTTCTGTTGTGTCGAGATTCATCCCTGCCGCATAACCCTAAGCACTCGGGAACTAAACCTTTACACGAGAATGGGCCACTCCGCGACAATGAAGAGCGTGCTCGCTCTCGCATCGGCggcgctcgccgccgcgcacACCTCCACAACACAATCCCCCTGTGCGGTTGTCGCGTCCCAACTTGCAATCTCTTCGACTGCGGAGATACCAGCCATTAACGCGTTCAATTGCCTCAATTCTGTTCCTGTCGACACCGAAGGAAACTCGGAGctcatcgacgagctcaagcAACTATGGCAATTTCATTCAGAAATAGTCTGGCTGAAGAACCCTGGGAGCGACTGGGAATATGGTCCTCTGGACATCATGGACGAGTTGGACAAGATCAAGGCCAATCTGGAATCATATGAGAGCGAGTATGCTGTTCAGCTGGCGATCCAAAACCTTACAGTCCGCACTGGCAACTTCCACTTCAACTACCAGCCTGATATCCTCTCAGTCTTCATCTTCCGAAGAAGATTCAACGTTGCCTCCATCTCCTCTGACGGCAAAGCACTCCCCAAGCTCTATTTTGATAACGACGTTGCAGCCCTTgccgacggtgacgatggcGTTTTCGACATTCAGTCGATCAATGGCATGAAACCCTACGATTTCCTCCAGGCCAACCTTTACTCACAGTACATCAATTCGGATGGTCGAATGAACAACATGTTTGCCAAGGGTGATACCAACCGCCCTGGTGCGTTTGCCCGTCAAGACAAGTACGACGGCAACAGTACCGACGTTGTCTGGTCCAATTCTAAACAGGAATCCTTCTCCAACTATGCGATCACTAGACAGAATTTTAAGGGCGTCGTTGATGGAAAGACTTTCTTCGAGACTTTCTGCACTGGAGCGATCTCAGGCGCCAAGTCTAGCACCTCGGCCGACAAGGACAAAGAAGTCATTTCCCCTGGTATTCTCGGTCCTGTGCCTACCATTCCCACTGGCTCCTACTATCTAAGCTCCCGGACCAAGAAACGTCAGAGCATCCCCTCTGGTGGTGCTTACGCAAGCGCTGTCGCCGAGTCCAAGACCGGTACCGTCGCCGGTTACTTCTTGACAGACAGCGGTTTCAGTGATGTCGCTGTCCTCAAGATCATTTCCTTCAGCAAccccgacgaggacaagTTTGACGAGACTCTCTTCAACAACGACTTCCAAGCCACGATCCAGTCTTTCCTCAAAAAGTGCATTGCCCAGAACAAGCAGAAGCTGATCATCGACCTCCGCGAGAACGGCGGAGGCAACACTAACCTTTTGATCGATGCTTTCATGCAGCTCTTCCCCGACATGGATCCATTCTCCGGACAGCGATACAGGGCTACGGATGTCTTCAATAAAATCGGAGATGTTGTCAACGAAGTTTACACCAATTCCGATCTAGCCACTAAGTTTCAAACTACAACTGGCCAAAGCATTGTGACCGGTTTTAACTTCCGGTACTGGGCCTGGTGGCACTTCCGTAATGCTGAGGGCGACAACTTTGATAGCTGGGATGAATTCAACGGACCTCACACCTACAACAATGACAAAttcaccaccaccttccGTTACAATGTAAGTTCAAATCTTATTTTGTTCAGACTCTTTTTTCGGGTAAAGCTAATGGAACTTTGACAGTACTCCAGCGCGGACCGCGTCTCGGTTCTTCCTGATGGCTTCAACTTCGTCAATGGCTCACGACCAACTGCCTTCCAACCTTCCAATGTTGTCATGTTCACAGACGCACTCTGTGGTTCATCATGTGCCTCGTTCCACGAGGAACTCAAGAACATTGCTGGTGTCAAGGCTGTCACTGTCGGTGGACGACCCGAGAACAAGCCCATCGAAACCGTTGCTGGTACTAAGGGCGGAGAAGTCATCCCTCTCATCCGCTTTTCTCAATACGCCAAGCTCACCCTACAATTCTCCACTACTGCTGGTCTCAGTTCCATCCAGAGCAACAATGCAACCCTCTCTGCGGTTGCCAATGTTCCTAATATTGCCATCCGTGTTGGCGACTCCTTCACTCGAGCACAGTCCCAGGATCAGATTCGCAAGGGTGACGAGACTGCCACTCCTCTGCAATACATCTATGAAGCCGCCGACTGCCGTATCTTCTACACCGCCAAGTCCTACGCTGACCCTGTCGAGGCCTGGAAGCAGGCCTGGTCCGCATACTCAGACAACAGCAAGTGTGTCGAGGGCTCTACTGGCGATAAGAGCAGTATCAGTGGTGGATACAAGCCATACGGTTCTGCTCAGGTCCAACCTGAGGATGAGCCACTAGCTTATGTACCGACATCCGGGGAGAATGCTGCCAGGTCTACCCAGATAGGGTCCCTAGGCATAGCGCTTTTTGCTGTCTTGTTTGCAGTCTTGATGTAAAGAATCTGATTGACGTTTTTATAAAGGTTACGGCACTCCAAGTAGAGAGAagtaataataaataatagAATAAATAAACAATTACTTGTCATAGTACGTAtaagggggaagggggtcTGCGGATCAGTCTTGCGAGTCAATCCTGCGAGTCAGTCCTGAAACTCGGTCCGAGGCGTGAATATAAATACCCTGCCTTCGTCCTGTATCTCTTTTCCAGAGAAAGAGACACTTATAATCCTTATTTCACGTACGACTTACTTATCACATTACTGCAATACAGTTCAATACTTGGATTCTAGCGTTTAATATTATTTGCATTATAACTAAGTAGGTTTATTTAATCCATTTGAATGATAATCTAAGGTGCAAAAAAGACCGATTGcctcgcttgtctgatcgacttGCTTATTGATTACGTTAAGTGTTCCCGTGCTCTGTTCCAATTTCAATTAAAACCCCGACTAAAATCCATCTCAACACTTCCAAAAGGGGTAGAAACAGAAACCCTTTTGCCAACTGTGCAACCTATTCCCAAGACATGGCCTCCCATTGAGTAGTCCTTGAACCTTAAGTCGGTCTGTGCGCTGAGGCCGACTTCTGCGTCAAAGACACTTCCTTTGAGTTCGAGAAAGTTTAACTTAGCCTCCGCTCCCGCATAGACTGGGAAACCATCATTTCCACCCGAGATGCCACTGACTCCCGTACTGACCTTAGCAGATAAGATGTCAGCAGATTGTTGAGTAATCTGACTTCCATTATTGTTCGCGACATGGTACACAGACGCCCTAGTAGATGCCTCGACGGTCTTGAAGACTGCATCTGGATCTGATCCATCCATGTCCATACCGACACGAACGTAGCCTATTTTAGCACTAGTGTCATCGTCGGAATAGTTCGTGTATCCTCCAGAGAGTTTCGCTTCTTCGCCCTTTGATGCCACAAAGGTAGTCGGGCCGTCGCCATAATTATAGGCAGAAACCTTCATATTAGAATTCTTGCTGAGAATTTCCCCGAATTGCTCGAAAAGAATCTTTTCATCTTCCTAAGTTTGAACTTAGCGTGTGAATCAAAGTAAGCATTACTATGAAGGGGAAATATCAATGGCCTACCTTTAGTACTACAACCATTACAGAGACATCTCTTGCGATGAGATCTCCCTAGAAACTATACACTTTCCCTTCCAGGTCAAACGAGTGAAAGAGTTCATGATGATGCTCTTAACGTCCTGAAAGGTGGGTATAGGTAAGGATGACTATTCGAATCTGGCCTCCTTAAGCCTCTGGCTCGCTGGAGGCCCTTGATTGCCTTGCCGGACTATAGATACGCCGGCCGATCCCTGCATCCGGGGGCTGctccgcctccccccctgcACGATTCTCCTCATTGAAACCTTAATTTTAGAAACAAGATGCCTGTCTGCAAAGATTACAGTAATCACAAGCTACAAC
This genomic interval carries:
- a CDS encoding Peptidase s41 family protein; translation: MKSVLALASAALAAAHTSTTQSPCAVVASQLAISSTAEIPAINAFNCLNSVPVDTEGNSELIDELKQLWQFHSEIVWLKNPGSDWEYGPLDIMDELDKIKANLESYESEYAVQLAIQNLTVRTGNFHFNYQPDILSVFIFRRRFNVASISSDGKALPKLYFDNDVAALADGDDGVFDIQSINGMKPYDFLQANLYSQYINSDGRMNNMFAKGDTNRPGAFARQDKYDGNSTDVVWSNSKQESFSNYAITRQNFKGVVDGKTFFETFCTGAISGAKSSTSADKDKEVISPGILGPVPTIPTGSYYLSSRTKKRQSIPSGGAYASAVAESKTGTVAGYFLTDSGFSDVAVLKIISFSNPDEDKFDETLFNNDFQATIQSFLKKCIAQNKQKLIIDLRENGGGNTNLLIDAFMQLFPDMDPFSGQRYRATDVFNKIGDVVNEVYTNSDLATKFQTTTGQSIVTGFNFRYWAWWHFRNAEGDNFDSWDEFNGPHTYNNDKFTTTFRYNYSSADRVSVLPDGFNFVNGSRPTAFQPSNVVMFTDALCGSSCASFHEELKNIAGVKAVTVGGRPENKPIETVAGTKGGEVIPLIRFSQYAKLTLQFSTTAGLSSIQSNNATLSAVANVPNIAIRVGDSFTRAQSQDQIRKGDETATPLQYIYEAADCRIFYTAKSYADPVEAWKQAWSAYSDNSKCVEGSTGDKSSISGGYKPYGSAQVQPEDEPLAYVPTSGENAARSTQIGSLGIALFAVLFAVLM